A single genomic interval of Helianthus annuus cultivar XRQ/B chromosome 13, HanXRQr2.0-SUNRISE, whole genome shotgun sequence harbors:
- the LOC110899841 gene encoding anthocyanidin 3-O-glucosyltransferase 2: MATTTVELIFIPLPVIGHMKSTIEIAKLLKNRDQRLSITVLIMQPPSGLRTGSAIATYIESLADKSTQRMRYITLPQPETLPTRDPKAPMTFVNDYINTHCKHVTNVVTEIISQSGSDKLSGFVVDMLCPGMIDVANGFNVPTYVFVTSSAAYLGFELYIQTLCDDQNQDVVELTNSDGVVKVPGFVNPVPTKVFPSGYDTKEGVDYVLLISRKLREAKAIMVNTFLEFETHAIESLTSDKSVPGVYPVGPVLNPVGGDNENSDSDVIKWLDSQPRSSVVFFCFGSLGCFNEVQVKEIAYALERSGHRFLWSLRQPPSPEQASRHSGDYEDPGVVLPEGFLDRIGESGKGKVIGWAPQMAVLAHSAVGGFVSHCGWNSVLESMWFGVPMAAWPIYAEQQMNAFEMVVELGLGVEIKLDYKKDMYNPKNDIVTTEEIESGIRRLMDDDEMREKMKDMGNMSRLTVRKGGSSYASVGLLIQDFIGNA, from the coding sequence ATGGCAACAACAACCGTAGAGCTTATATTCATCCCATTACCCGTAATCGGTCACATGAAATCAACAATCGAGATCGCAAAACTACTCAAAAACCGAGATCAACGCCTCTCAATAACCGTTCTTATCATGCAACCACCTTCCGGCTTGAGAACAGGTTCGGCTATAGCCACCTACATCGAATCACTAGCCGATAAATCCACACAACGCATGCGTTACATCACTCTCCCACAACCCGAAACCCTACCAACACGTGACCCAAAAGCCCCCATGACTTTTGTCAACGATTACATAAACACTCATTGCAAACACGTTACAAATGTTGTAACCGAAATAATTAGTCAATCGGGTTCGGATAAACTTTCCGGGTTTGTTGTTGACATGCTTTGCCCCGGTATGATTGATGTGGCCAATGGTTTTAATGTCCCTACGTATGTTTTTGTTACTTCTAGTGCGGCTTATCTTGGTTTTGAGTTGTATATACAAACCCTATGTGATGATCAAAATCAAGATGTTGTTGAGTTGACTAACTCGGATGGTGTGGTTAAGGTTCCGGGTTTTGTGAACCCGGTTCCGACTAAGGTGTTTCCTTCTGGGTATGATACTAAAGAAGGGGTTGACTATGTTTTGTTGATTTCAAGGAAGTTAAGAGAAGCGAAAGCAATCATGGTTAATACTTTCTTGGAATTTGAAACACACGCGATTGAGTCGTTGACTTCTGACAAAAGTGTACCGGGTGTGTACCCCGTGGGGCCTGTATTGAATCCGGTGGGTGGTGATAACGAGAATTCAGATAGTGATGTCATAAAGTGGTTGGATAGTCAACCACGTTCTTCGGTGGTTTTCTTTTGCTTTGGGAGTTTGGGATGTTTTAATGAGGTTCAAGTGAAGGAGATTGCTTATGCTTTGGAGCGAAGTGGTCACCGTTTTTTGTGGTCCCTACGTCAACCTCCTTCGCCGGAGCAGGCATCGAGACACTCTGGAGATTACGAGGATCCAGGGGTAGTGTTGCCCGAGGGATTCCTAGACAGGATTGGTGAATCTGGGAAGGGGAAAGTGATAGGGTGGGCGCCACAGATGGCGGTGTTGGCTCATAGTGCGGTTGGAGGATTTGTTTCACACTGTGGGTGGAACTCGGTGTTAGAGAGCATGTGGTTTGGTGTGCCAATGGCAGCGTGGCCGATCTACGCTGAGCAACAGATGAATGCGTTTGAAATGGTGGTGGAGTTAGGATTGGGTGTTGAGATTAAGTTGGATTATAAGAAGGATATGTATAATCCGAAAAATGATATTGTTACGACTGAGGAGATAGAGAGCGGAATAAGGAGGTTGATGGATGATGACGAAATGCGAGAGAAGATGAAAGATATGGGGAATATGAGCCGACTGACTGTGAGAAAGGGAGGTTCTTCCTACGCTTCTGTTGGTcttttgattcaggattttatagGGAATGCCTAG
- the LOC110899839 gene encoding non-specific lipid-transfer protein-like codes for MAKMAMMVLCAVVTCMVVVAPYAEALSCGQVSSSLAPCIGYLTKGGAVPPACCNGVKGLNNAAKTTPDRQAACGCLKSAYNSISGINAGNAASLPGKCGVSIPYKISPGTDCSKVQ; via the exons ATGGCCAAGATGGCAATGATGGTTTTATGTGCAGTAGTGACTTGCATGGTGGTGGTTGCACCCTATGCAGAGGCTCTTAGCTGTGGTCAGGTATCCAGCAGCTTAGCACCATGCATTGGCTACTTAACCAAAGGTGGTGCTGTGCCACCGGCATGTTGCAATGGGGTAAAAGGGCTGAACAACGCTGCGAAAACAACCCCTGATCGTCAGGCTGCATGTGGCTGCTTAAAGAGCGCTTACAATTCTATCTCCGGCATCAATGCAGGCAATGCCGCCAGCCTCCCAGGAAAGTGTGGTGTTAGCATTCCTTACAAGATCAGCCCAGGAACCGATTGCTCCAA GGTGCAGTGA
- the LOC110899840 gene encoding non-specific lipid-transfer protein, whose protein sequence is MAKMAMMVLCAVVTCMVVAAPYAEALSCGQVSSSLAPCISYLTKGGAVPPACCSGVKSLNSAAKTTPDRQAACGCLKSAYNSISGINAGNAASLPGKCGVSIPYKISPSTDCSKVQ, encoded by the exons ATGGCAAAGATGGCAATGATGGTTTTATGTGCAGTAGTGACTTGCATGGTGGTGGCTGCACCCTATGCCGAGGCTCTTAGCTGCGGTCAAGTATCCAGCAGCTTAGCACCGTGCATCTCCTACCTAACCAAAGGTGGTGCTGTGCCACCGGCATGCTGCAGTGGGGTAAAATCACTCAATAGCGCTGCAAAAACAACCCCTGATCGCCAGGCTGCATGTGGTTGCTTAAAGAGCGCTTACAATTCCATCTCCGGCATCAACGCTGGCAATGCCGCCAGCCTCCCAGGCAAGTGTGGTGTCAGCATCCCTTACAAGATCAGCCCAAGCACCGATTGCTCCAA GGTGCAGTGA